Part of the Plasmodium cynomolgi strain B DNA, scaffold: 0124, whole genome shotgun sequence genome, GGTCCTGCGgcccacttcttcttcttcatgttgGTGAGCACCCTGGCGTGGTGGACAATAGAACTAACGTCCACATAGGAGCTGTTAATAGCCATAATTTTCCTGAAGTGATAGAAGTAGGAATCCCCATCGCTGCTGCAGACCCACTCGGGGTTATACTCTTTAAGGTAGTCCAATACTTGaatgaagcattttttaatgttgCATAGAAGCTGCTCTACGTATTTATCTGCATCTGCACAGGTAAATCCAAAAATGATTTCgttaatgattttttttttgagtctCTTCCGACGCATTGCATGCACACTGTTGCTGATCCTTCCACTGGGGTCTCTAGTGGCATAAGCATTCGTAATATAGAGGAGAAATAGCGGGACGGTTATTTTGATGCTTTCCTGTAGGACTGCTTTGTCCTTCGCGGAGCAGCTAGCGAAGGGGTAGTTTATATGGACGGGGTATACGTGGTGCATGTGGCTTCTCGAGTTGGCGATGGACGTGCCCGCATTGGTAGGTATAGCGGTTGGCATAGCGGTAGGTATAGCGGTTGGCATAGCCGTAGCCATAGCGGCGGGGTGGTTGGTACCCCTTTGGGCTATGCCATGAGTGGGACCAGCATTGAGCTGCTTCCCCTCCTCGAAGATCATCTTTGTGCTGTAATTCTTCAAGTAGTGATGGATCTTcattgcaatatttttaaatacatgATCAGGGTTCTGATCCTCACCCTTGGATTGGCTTTGCATCTGTAAAGACAAATGATTCGTGAACCCATTTGGGGCAATATTTCTACCTTCTGAGTGACTAGCCAAATCGTAGTTGCAATTATCCATGCAGTCTTCGACTCCCTTGTTGAACCCTTCATTTGGGGATTCTTCATTGCCAGAATTggcataatttttcaattcgtCACAGGGGATGGAACTCTTCATGTGGGTGTCGCCGCCGTTGGGGAGGGTCTCGGGGTCCTCCACTCCTCCCTGTAGATAGGCCTGCACATGGGTAAGCGTAGTTGTGTGTGCATTGGTGATCGCATTGGTGAGCGCATTGATGAGTGCACTGGTGAGGGCATCCTTGTGAGCACTGGTGAGGGCATCCTTGTGTGCACTGCTGAGCGCATCCTTGTGCTCATTCTCGTGTGTGCCCCCTTGCGTGTCCTTCTCCTGGTGGCCGAAGAAGGGCTCACCGTAGAAACCAACCTGCAGCGCGGCATCCTTCGGAAGGTAACCCTTCTTGAAGTAGCTGTTCACGTCAAATGCCTCATCATCCAAGGTGTGTCCCTCCTCCTTGATGCTCCTTGGCTTGTTCAGCATTTGCTCTAGGTAAAGCTTAATGAATCTGTAGTTGTAACCGTTGTGGACCTCCGAGTGGGCAACCATTTCGTTCTGTTCACTGCAGTGGGGGAAAACTCCATTGGGGtagaagcaatttttttcattcttacATGAACAGTTGGCGGCTCCACAAAGGtgatcctcctcctccccattCTGTTGCGCGTAATTCTGCGGCGCGTAATTCAGCTGCGAGTAATTCGGACTGTccttgtaaaaaaaggggctacatttttccattctttcTTCTGTCAAGTCCGTCCCACTGATTCCTGTCTTGCTGTGACTAGGGGGAAGGTCTTCTGTCTCTGTGTGTAGAGAAATAACTCCATTGGTTTTGTTCGCCTCCTTCACATGTGCGTGGTGTTCTTCCATGTCGATCTGATCACTCGGGGAGGGTTCACTAGGAAGCGTTTCATTCCTCCCTTCGCTCAAGCAGTGGTTGGTACTGACTCCCCCTCCGTTGTCATTCACAATGggtgtacttaaaaaatcCATCACGGGGTTGTTTCTCATCATGCCTGGAAAGCTCAAGTCTTTCGGTTGTCCGGTCCCCTCCTCCATGTGTGTATCCACCACTCGCTTGCTGCTTCCCTTGTCAAGGTTTCGATCCAAGTAAAGGTTACACATATCATTTACgttcattaatttattttcatcgaTCGTGGAATTAGATGCGAGTGAATCCAGATTCTTGTTTTGTAAAATGGAAGGCACAACATTCAGTTCATCTATGTAGTTCTTGTAGCTCTCCTCTTTGCTGGCCTTTCCGCCTTCCGTATTGGattgtttttccattttttcttttttttttttttggtttttggGGGTAGGTT contains:
- a CDS encoding hypothetical protein (putative), with the protein product MEKQSNTEGGKASKEESYKNYIDELNVVPSILQNKNLDSLASNSTIDENKLMNVNDMCNLYLDRNLDKGSSKRVVDTHMEEGTGQPKDLSFPGMMRNNPVMDFLSTPIVNDNGGGVSTNHCLSEGRNETLPSEPSPSDQIDMEEHHAHVKEANKTNGVISLHTETEDLPPSHSKTGISGTDLTEERMEKCSPFFYKDSPNYSQLNYAPQNYAQQNGEEEDHLCGAANCSCKNEKNCFYPNGVFPHCSEQNEMVAHSEVHNGYNYRFIKLYLEQMLNKPRSIKEEGHTLDDEAFDVNSYFKKGYLPKDAALQVGFYGEPFFGHQEKDTQGGTHENEHKDALSSAHKDALTSAHKDALTSALINALTNAITNAHTTTLTHVQAYLQGGVEDPETLPNGGDTHMKSSIPCDELKNYANSGNEESPNEGFNKGVEDCMDNCNYDLASHSEGRNIAPNGFTNHLSLQMQSQSKGEDQNPDHVFKNIAMKIHHYLKNYSTKMIFEEGKQLNAGPTHGIAQRGTNHPAAMATAMPTAIPTAMPTAIPTNAGTSIANSRSHMHHVYPVHINYPFASCSAKDKAVLQESIKITVPLFLLYITNAYATRDPSGRISNSVHAMRRKRLKKKIINEIIFGFTCADADKYVEQLLCNIKKCFIQVLDYLKEYNPEWVCSSDGDSYFYHFRKIMAINSSYVDVSSIVHHARVLTNMKKKKWAAGPVRGAVVRGGLVGGGQERGGLVRGDLQRSSLDLGLNESEYGVHQNQYDLNVMASKEGDGMLCREDLIDVEDKLYYAPSDMRTSIETVTNENGKPDKDKYGRNFGLKVYSEEGEEGEGHEKGEEGEVHQEGEGAQPLEGVETYGGFSVQGDTNTLLGDYIPQEGAPADGTHPGDPLHISRSHHTEKKNEQDPKKEKEKALCHLQESTKKEEEASTGKETSNGEGENASVQGGEDANGEAQQGKQQGKQWTQQQKGTQQLATPIVGSQEVDSKETEDAGHTSDAGESPKNEQNGIITCGDGFGLQSSIIPGVEGGGPPPTEETSNPPNVHPTLYDESAMFKEQCLSVSASDKLKSNERKTSASDKIDSEEYDSVYPASHFSNRLPLPLGKANDPVGAVGQVGAVGEVEAIGQVEADATHEANPGTSQMKQNPKGNRKLKNRLVL